From a single Actinomyces viscosus genomic region:
- a CDS encoding cell division protein CrgA — protein MALEKKSPEDDADKSSEKVSKKSSSKSSGKSTEKASTKDKDSAKSGKTSSKDSQKSSAASEKKDSEKKDKAGKNAKKSSSSKKKKHPERSGNPAKAAKALEEESRAAANRVSRTPTKVKDTASPRWYAPTMVTLLVIGLLWVVTTYLFNGLYPLPYFAKHHATDWLFNGNLYIGFLIMMSGFLGLLRWK, from the coding sequence GTGGCCTTGGAGAAGAAGTCCCCGGAGGACGACGCCGACAAGAGCTCGGAGAAGGTCTCGAAGAAGAGCTCCAGCAAGAGCAGCGGGAAGAGCACCGAGAAGGCCTCGACGAAGGACAAGGACTCGGCGAAGTCCGGGAAGACCTCCTCGAAGGACTCCCAGAAGAGCTCCGCCGCGTCCGAGAAGAAGGACTCCGAGAAGAAGGACAAGGCGGGCAAGAACGCGAAGAAGAGCTCGTCGTCGAAGAAGAAGAAGCACCCTGAGCGCTCGGGCAACCCGGCCAAGGCCGCCAAGGCCCTGGAGGAGGAGTCGCGCGCCGCGGCGAACCGGGTCTCGCGCACCCCCACGAAGGTCAAGGACACCGCCTCGCCGCGCTGGTACGCCCCCACCATGGTGACGCTCCTGGTCATCGGGCTGCTGTGGGTGGTGACCACCTACCTGTTCAACGGCCTGTACCCGCTGCCCTACTTCGCTAAGCACCACGCCACCGACTGGCTGTTCAACGGCAACCTCTACATCGGCTTCCTCATCATGATGTCGGGCTTCCTCGGCCTGCTGCGCTGGAAGTAA
- a CDS encoding rhomboid family intramembrane serine protease produces MTSMNSSAEQAPPVCPRHPDTVAYVRCQRCERPTCPACQVPSTVGVHCVDCARQSQAGRRQARTLLGGSVVSDAVVTKVLIGLCVAAYVLQIFTPALDARLAFVPAQAAGEPWRFLTTAFLHANYMHLGFNMWALWVLGGALEPVLGRWRFTAVYLLSALGGSTAIYWLSWPGTDSWVTMTVGASGAVFGLFSTMFVVQRRFGRDTSGIVALLVINAVISFLGANISWQGHLGGLVVGGIVAAVYAWAPRGKRQAVGVVGTVAIALVLVGLNVVRALIA; encoded by the coding sequence ATGACCTCAATGAACTCGTCCGCCGAGCAGGCGCCACCGGTGTGCCCCCGCCACCCGGACACGGTGGCCTACGTGCGCTGCCAGCGCTGCGAGCGACCGACCTGCCCCGCCTGCCAGGTGCCCAGCACCGTGGGGGTGCACTGCGTGGACTGCGCTCGACAGTCTCAGGCCGGCCGGCGCCAGGCGCGCACCCTTCTGGGCGGGAGCGTGGTGTCCGACGCCGTCGTCACCAAGGTGCTCATCGGCCTGTGCGTGGCAGCCTACGTGCTGCAGATCTTCACGCCGGCTCTCGACGCCCGGCTGGCCTTCGTGCCGGCGCAGGCTGCCGGTGAGCCCTGGCGGTTCCTGACGACCGCCTTCCTCCACGCGAACTACATGCACCTCGGCTTCAACATGTGGGCTCTGTGGGTGCTGGGCGGGGCGCTGGAGCCGGTGCTCGGGCGCTGGCGGTTCACTGCCGTCTACCTGCTCAGCGCGCTGGGCGGCTCGACGGCGATCTACTGGCTTTCCTGGCCGGGCACCGACTCCTGGGTGACGATGACGGTGGGGGCCTCGGGCGCGGTCTTCGGCCTGTTCTCGACCATGTTCGTGGTTCAGCGGCGCTTCGGGCGCGACACCTCGGGGATCGTGGCGCTGCTGGTGATCAACGCCGTCATCTCCTTCCTGGGGGCCAACATCTCCTGGCAGGGGCACCTCGGCGGGCTCGTCGTCGGCGGGATCGTCGCAGCGGTCTACGCCTGGGCTCCCCGCGGAAAGCGGCAGGCCGTCGGGGTGGTGGGAACCGTCGCGATCGCACTGGTGCTCGTGGGGCTCAATGTTGTCCGGGCCCTCATCGCCTGA
- a CDS encoding peptidylprolyl isomerase → MEATLHTNLGDIRLELYPEQAPETVSNFVGLATGQKAWTDPRTGEESHAPLYDNVIFHRVIPGFMIQGGDPLGTGTGGPGYVFDDEIDASLTFAAPYVLAMANAGRRLGKGTNGSQFFITTAPTEWLQGKHTIFGAVTDEASRAVVDAISAVETDPRDRPVQDVIITSVDITE, encoded by the coding sequence ATGGAAGCGACTCTTCACACCAACCTCGGCGATATCCGCCTGGAGCTCTACCCCGAGCAGGCTCCCGAGACCGTCTCCAACTTCGTGGGACTGGCCACCGGTCAGAAGGCCTGGACGGATCCTCGCACCGGCGAGGAGTCCCATGCTCCCCTGTATGACAACGTCATCTTCCACCGCGTCATCCCCGGATTCATGATCCAGGGCGGTGACCCGCTGGGCACCGGCACCGGTGGCCCCGGCTACGTCTTCGACGACGAGATCGATGCCTCCCTGACCTTCGCCGCCCCCTACGTCCTGGCCATGGCCAACGCCGGCCGCCGCCTGGGCAAGGGCACCAACGGCTCGCAGTTCTTCATCACCACCGCCCCCACCGAGTGGCTTCAGGGCAAGCACACGATCTTCGGTGCTGTCACCGATGAGGCCTCCCGCGCCGTCGTCGACGCGATCTCCGCCGTTGAGACCGACCCCCGTGACCGCCCGGTGCAGGACGTCATCATCACCTCGGTGGACATCACCGAGTAG
- a CDS encoding aldo/keto reductase encodes MSALSVPAIALTRGTNGEEVLIPQLGAGTYKVADDEAERVVRDALEVGYRHIDTAQMYGNEAGVGRAIAASSLPRQDLFITSKLNNPNHRRDDTLRSFDATMEALGLEVLDLFLIHWPLADSTGIDLVDTWRTMIEILHSGRVRAIGVSNFQPDHLHRIVEVTGVVPAVNQIELHPWLIQAELRRVHTQLGIATESWSPLGRGRLLSDPVVVEIATALEVSPAQVIIRWHLQNSLVVIPKSTHRQRMATNAEVFAFTLDDAQMSAMDALDRDVRTGSHPDQIQV; translated from the coding sequence ATGAGCGCCTTATCTGTTCCCGCCATCGCCCTGACCCGTGGAACCAATGGGGAGGAGGTGCTCATCCCTCAGCTGGGAGCCGGAACCTACAAGGTGGCCGACGACGAGGCCGAGCGAGTTGTCCGCGATGCCTTGGAAGTGGGCTACCGGCACATCGACACCGCCCAGATGTACGGCAATGAGGCGGGCGTGGGACGGGCGATCGCGGCCAGCAGCCTGCCGCGCCAGGACCTGTTCATCACCTCCAAGCTCAACAATCCCAACCATCGGCGCGACGACACGCTGCGCAGCTTCGATGCCACCATGGAAGCACTGGGACTGGAGGTCCTCGATCTGTTCCTCATCCACTGGCCGCTGGCGGACTCGACCGGGATCGATCTGGTGGATACCTGGCGCACCATGATCGAGATCCTTCACAGCGGGCGGGTGCGCGCCATCGGGGTGTCGAACTTCCAGCCCGATCATCTTCACCGGATCGTTGAGGTGACGGGCGTGGTGCCGGCGGTCAACCAGATCGAGCTGCACCCCTGGCTGATCCAGGCCGAGCTGCGCCGCGTGCACACGCAGCTGGGGATCGCCACGGAGTCCTGGTCGCCACTGGGCCGGGGCAGGCTGCTGAGCGACCCGGTGGTCGTGGAGATCGCCACGGCCCTCGAGGTGAGCCCGGCCCAGGTCATCATCCGCTGGCACCTGCAGAACTCGCTGGTGGTCATCCCCAAGTCGACCCATCGTCAGCGCATGGCCACTAATGCCGAGGTCTTCGCCTTCACGCTCGACGACGCCCAGATGTCGGCGATGGACGCCCTGGACCGGGACGTGCGCACCGGCTCCCACCCCGATCAGATTCAGGTGTGA
- a CDS encoding Rossmann-like domain-containing protein, with amino-acid sequence MAHPWEIYDALLDALPGDVVVRAAGRGSRWSRVLSSAGGVGSAWTMDVQSRPALMEGPLEGRPLRDVAALVRSWNLAEASIGQAAINSWYSREETASANGFEPTGEGLTWRQVFDPYREMIVGKRVAVIGHFPFAEAALAAAGQYICLERNLQPGDWPDSACEYILPECDVVFISSSSFVNKTAPRLIELSRHAHTVLVGPSTPLNPVLLDYGVDTITGFVAARSLSDPVALAELVPAGDIGPGFRVHRHRS; translated from the coding sequence ATGGCACATCCGTGGGAGATCTACGACGCCCTTCTTGACGCGCTGCCCGGTGACGTCGTCGTGCGTGCGGCCGGTCGGGGATCGCGCTGGAGCCGCGTCCTGAGCTCCGCCGGAGGCGTCGGCTCGGCCTGGACCATGGACGTCCAGAGCCGACCGGCCCTCATGGAGGGCCCGCTTGAGGGCCGCCCGCTACGTGACGTCGCCGCCCTGGTGAGGTCATGGAATCTTGCCGAGGCCAGCATCGGCCAGGCCGCCATCAACTCCTGGTACTCGCGTGAGGAGACCGCCTCCGCCAACGGCTTCGAGCCCACCGGCGAGGGGCTCACCTGGCGTCAGGTCTTCGACCCCTACCGGGAGATGATCGTGGGCAAGAGGGTCGCGGTCATCGGTCACTTCCCCTTCGCCGAGGCGGCCCTGGCAGCCGCCGGGCAGTACATCTGTCTTGAGCGCAACCTCCAGCCCGGCGACTGGCCGGACAGCGCCTGCGAGTACATCCTGCCCGAGTGCGACGTCGTCTTCATCTCCTCGTCGAGCTTCGTCAACAAGACCGCGCCCAGGCTCATCGAGCTCTCCCGCCACGCGCACACGGTTCTCGTTGGACCGTCGACGCCGCTCAACCCCGTGCTCCTCGACTACGGCGTAGATACCATCACCGGTTTCGTCGCAGCGCGCTCGCTGTCCGACCCGGTCGCGCTGGCCGAGCTGGTACCGGCCGGCGACATCGGGCCGGGATTCCGGGTCCACCGCCACCGGTCCTGA
- a CDS encoding CshA/CshB family fibrillar adhesin-related protein, translating into MDWTGMTGTRTESGVHILPDGTTGVAWSTPTQVSGDIWHTSRCTISNVVTTSVGRNEAGLTTRRGITVGYNTGTWRGDGLARLYNNGANYRNGVATGGSTQSNLLIGVGNLQDSSAQQFQMSCRSYLVTSSVRPDKSRLESIPNKVELPMEGMVFADAEASNWTNASKEHITVSPSPYDANRDVSYRLLETAQSAGCGTSSWGGLTTVSTPVGNRNGIKLRTDDSECSYQDESSYGPSSVIFISNTSNISVEVKGGGKSAVALGVVSYIDYGDAPGSYGTAGSVYQPSWNGGQLSGYGTLDISSQRGPAQAENGTWHNLSQAARQQRVASAGPAVVRLGELTDNDQSIVYSADASADDTTGTDDEDALPTSWDRVIWTDIGKQWSQQITCSGQDTKVAGWIDWNHDGAFTPTERSEVTTCTSQGTATLTWTVPQDAKRATLSGNQATTFMRLRITGPLANGQAAEDPQPTGIALNGEVEDHPVQVQLPNLTMTKTVDNTAAGALGLSPNDWTLSATPANGTAATGPGGFTSYQPEGDTVLSESSTSPKAAGYKPSIACTPHASSDLTEATSSFDDATSTLHLATGEWMHCTITNTAQAGQITWTKTDQDNNPLAGTVFTLAATSLTGGQVTVADCATDNGGGTTCPTDSPDQDPRPGYFKVTNLTWDQYTLTETQAPTGYQLSMVPITKTLDGSAPPVSATDTTPTLDLGHIVNNPIQGTATWTKTDETGHPLQGSQWSLTPLDANGHPVTDKTRTVTDCTTTCPQGSLDTNTRPGAFTLPGLTYGTYQLTETKAPAGYTLDATPRTIAITTHDQVIDLGAITNRRTTVPAIPLTGGSATTTYLIAGGAVLGITALVMAIQARKRRRALDS; encoded by the coding sequence ATCGACTGGACCGGCATGACCGGGACTCGTACAGAGAGCGGGGTGCACATCCTCCCGGACGGAACCACCGGCGTCGCCTGGTCCACCCCCACTCAGGTGTCCGGAGATATATGGCACACGAGTCGCTGCACCATCTCCAACGTGGTCACCACCAGTGTAGGAAGGAACGAGGCCGGGCTGACCACTCGCAGAGGAATTACCGTTGGGTACAACACAGGCACCTGGCGTGGCGATGGCCTGGCGCGTCTTTACAACAACGGAGCCAATTACAGGAACGGAGTTGCTACCGGAGGCTCTACGCAATCCAACCTGCTCATCGGAGTCGGTAACCTTCAGGACTCTTCTGCGCAGCAGTTTCAGATGAGTTGCCGGTCCTACCTGGTGACCTCCTCCGTCAGGCCTGACAAGAGCCGGCTCGAGTCCATTCCCAACAAGGTCGAGCTGCCGATGGAGGGGATGGTCTTCGCCGACGCCGAGGCCTCCAACTGGACCAACGCCTCGAAGGAGCACATCACCGTTTCTCCGAGTCCTTATGACGCTAACCGGGACGTCTCGTACCGTCTTCTGGAAACCGCTCAGTCAGCGGGATGCGGCACCAGCTCCTGGGGCGGGTTGACGACGGTGTCGACTCCTGTGGGCAACCGCAACGGCATCAAGCTGCGTACGGATGACTCCGAGTGCTCCTACCAAGATGAGAGCTCATACGGCCCTTCATCAGTAATCTTCATCAGTAACACCAGTAATATTTCTGTTGAGGTGAAGGGAGGCGGTAAGAGCGCTGTGGCTCTTGGTGTCGTCTCCTATATCGACTACGGCGACGCACCCGGCAGCTACGGTACTGCGGGAAGTGTCTACCAGCCGTCCTGGAACGGCGGCCAGCTTTCCGGCTACGGAACGCTCGATATCTCCTCTCAACGCGGACCCGCCCAGGCTGAGAACGGTACCTGGCACAACCTCTCTCAGGCAGCCAGGCAGCAGCGCGTGGCCTCGGCTGGTCCGGCTGTGGTTCGTCTGGGCGAGCTGACTGATAATGATCAATCGATCGTCTACAGCGCTGACGCCAGTGCGGACGACACCACCGGCACCGATGACGAGGACGCCCTGCCCACCAGCTGGGACCGGGTCATCTGGACCGATATCGGCAAGCAGTGGAGCCAGCAGATCACCTGCTCAGGCCAGGACACCAAGGTCGCCGGCTGGATCGACTGGAACCACGACGGCGCCTTCACCCCCACCGAGCGCTCCGAGGTCACCACCTGCACCAGCCAGGGCACCGCCACCCTGACCTGGACAGTCCCCCAGGACGCTAAGCGCGCCACCCTGAGCGGCAACCAGGCCACCACCTTCATGCGCCTGCGCATCACCGGCCCCCTGGCCAACGGTCAGGCCGCTGAGGACCCCCAACCCACCGGCATCGCCCTCAACGGCGAGGTCGAGGACCACCCTGTCCAGGTCCAGCTCCCCAACCTGACCATGACCAAGACCGTCGATAACACCGCCGCCGGCGCCCTGGGCCTGAGCCCCAACGACTGGACCCTGAGCGCCACCCCTGCCAACGGCACTGCCGCCACCGGTCCCGGAGGCTTCACCTCCTACCAGCCCGAAGGCGACACCGTCCTGTCGGAGTCCTCCACCTCACCCAAGGCAGCCGGGTACAAGCCCAGCATCGCCTGCACCCCCCACGCCAGCTCCGACCTGACCGAAGCCACCTCATCCTTCGACGACGCCACCAGCACCCTCCACCTGGCCACCGGCGAGTGGATGCACTGCACCATCACCAACACCGCGCAAGCCGGCCAGATCACCTGGACCAAGACCGACCAGGACAACAACCCCCTGGCCGGCACCGTCTTCACCCTGGCCGCCACCAGCCTCACCGGCGGCCAGGTCACCGTTGCCGACTGCGCTACCGACAACGGAGGCGGAACCACCTGCCCCACCGACTCACCCGACCAGGACCCCCGACCCGGCTACTTCAAGGTCACCAACCTCACCTGGGACCAGTACACCCTCACCGAGACGCAGGCCCCCACGGGCTACCAGCTCTCCATGGTTCCCATCACCAAGACCCTTGACGGCTCCGCGCCCCCCGTCAGCGCCACTGACACCACCCCCACCCTCGACCTCGGCCACATCGTCAACAACCCCATCCAAGGCACAGCCACCTGGACCAAGACCGACGAGACCGGCCACCCCCTCCAGGGCTCCCAGTGGTCCCTCACCCCCCTGGACGCCAACGGCCACCCCGTCACCGATAAGACCCGCACCGTCACCGACTGCACCACCACCTGTCCCCAAGGCAGCCTCGACACCAACACCCGGCCCGGCGCCTTCACACTCCCAGGCCTCACCTACGGCACCTACCAGCTCACCGAGACCAAGGCCCCCGCCGGCTACACCCTCGATGCCACCCCGCGCACCATCGCCATCACCACCCACGACCAGGTCATCGACCTGGGCGCCATCACCAACCGCAGGACCACCGTCCCCGCCATCCCCCTCACCGGCGGCAGCGCCACCACCACCTACCTCATCGCCGGAGGGGCGGTGCTGGGGATCACGGCGTTGGTCATGGCGATCCAGGCGCGCAAACGCCGTCGAGCCCTGGACTCATGA
- a CDS encoding AraC family transcriptional regulator, whose product MRAEQYQRQLDAVTDYIYAHLDDDLSLETLAHVSGFSRFHWHRIYRAVRGETAAQTVRRLRLERAAAMLTETSWPVERIAWKAGFTGTEVFSRAFLRSYGTTPGRFRIGGRPVSADSLAMSSGTGSTSSVREAPGWPVRVEERAGYRLVVAEHRGSYLDISRAFSRVKDRMRAGNSMVAIYEDDPDAVPPADLRSAAGTVVDPDTRIPHDLAERMVPAGRYAIMRYIGPYSSMHAAYLWLYGQWLPSSGEEPRDHPIVEEYLTDAATTPPVEAVTDILLPLM is encoded by the coding sequence ATGAGGGCTGAGCAGTACCAACGCCAGCTCGACGCCGTCACCGACTACATCTACGCCCATCTCGACGACGATCTCAGCCTGGAGACTCTCGCTCACGTCTCCGGGTTCTCCCGCTTTCACTGGCACCGCATCTACCGGGCGGTGCGCGGGGAGACGGCCGCCCAGACCGTACGCCGTCTCCGTCTGGAGCGGGCGGCCGCCATGCTCACCGAGACCTCGTGGCCGGTGGAACGGATCGCCTGGAAAGCCGGGTTCACCGGCACCGAAGTATTCAGCCGGGCTTTTCTTCGCTCTTACGGGACGACTCCCGGTCGATTCCGCATCGGTGGCCGCCCGGTATCGGCAGACTCACTGGCGATGAGCAGCGGGACCGGATCGACGTCATCGGTGAGAGAGGCTCCAGGGTGGCCGGTGCGCGTGGAGGAACGGGCCGGCTATCGACTTGTTGTGGCTGAGCACCGTGGTTCCTATCTGGATATTAGCCGAGCATTCAGTCGGGTCAAGGACCGTATGAGAGCCGGGAACTCAATGGTCGCCATCTATGAGGACGATCCCGATGCCGTTCCCCCGGCTGATCTGCGCTCGGCGGCTGGTACCGTCGTCGATCCCGACACGAGGATCCCCCACGACCTCGCAGAGAGGATGGTGCCGGCCGGCCGGTACGCGATCATGCGTTACATCGGTCCGTACTCCTCGATGCATGCCGCCTACCTGTGGCTCTACGGTCAGTGGCTGCCGAGCTCGGGCGAGGAGCCGCGAGACCACCCGATCGTCGAGGAGTACCTCACCGACGCGGCGACCACCCCGCCTGTCGAAGCGGTCACCGATATCCTCCTGCCGCTCATGTGA
- a CDS encoding GyrI-like domain-containing protein, with the protein MRETIESFDVVGLPLRTSNREASLTIPPHWRDAADAGLLDPEKPGVGPGVYAVYTDYETPGDDVDGIYTLVIGRRIEVGSPVPPGQVTVTVPGSSREIMTVVDARPESIYEAWVGVWSRQDLARDYCADYEYYAPDGSIRLSIGVLSGA; encoded by the coding sequence ATGAGAGAAACGATTGAGTCCTTCGACGTTGTCGGTCTGCCTCTTCGAACATCGAACCGCGAGGCGTCTCTTACCATTCCTCCTCACTGGCGGGACGCTGCCGACGCCGGGCTCCTCGATCCCGAAAAGCCTGGCGTCGGCCCCGGCGTCTATGCGGTCTACACCGACTACGAGACTCCCGGCGACGATGTCGACGGCATCTACACCCTCGTCATCGGCAGGCGCATTGAGGTCGGGAGTCCGGTTCCTCCGGGCCAGGTGACTGTGACGGTCCCGGGGTCCAGTCGCGAGATCATGACGGTGGTCGACGCACGCCCGGAGAGTATCTACGAGGCGTGGGTGGGCGTCTGGTCTCGCCAGGATCTGGCCCGTGACTATTGTGCTGACTACGAGTACTACGCTCCCGATGGCTCGATTCGCCTGTCCATCGGGGTCCTTTCGGGCGCATGA